The segment TAAGAAAGAGTCACATATTCAACCCCAttccttcttctttcttccaCTGAGTATACAGAGAGGAAAATGGAATCTGAGAGAGTGTCGTTACGAATGTTCCACGAGCATCCTATGATGCCTTGGAATGATCTGAGGAAAGGTGATTGTTGTGATCACTTTGAATCTCAGAGCGATGGATACTATTGTAAAATATGCGACCTTTTTGTGCACAAGAAATGTGGCGAACACGAGCTCTCTGAATCTATCGACCACCCATATCACCCCAATCACACTCTCTGGCTTCGTCCACATACTCAAGGTATTATTATTAATACCGTATGTGCTTTATGTGATAGGAGAAGCTTGTTTCTATCGTATCGTTGTGCTATATGTGACTTCGACTTGGATATACGCTGCTTCAAGTACCCACCACCAGAGGTTATTGATAATTTCAAGATGCACCACCACAAGCTCACACTCGTCAAGGAGTGGACTGAAATTGACTGTTCTGCTAAGTGCGGGAAGGCTGGTCATGGATTTCCTTATAGATGTGATGATTGCAATGTAGCCTTCCATGTGGACTGTGTATGGCATCCACCATCGGTAGAGCTAAATCACTCACCAGAGATAAACCACTCTTACCACTCCTTGCATCATCTCAAGCTCCTCACAGGTCCACCACCAGACTATTCTGATGGAAAATGTCGTCTTTGCGGAAGAAAGGTTGATAAAGAATTGTTTTATCATTGTTCTTCTTGTAACTTCACCTTGGATTGGCGTTGTGTTCTGAACCCGCCACCACAATATCTTTTGGATTTGAAAGCTCATGATCACCAACTCACCCTTCTTCCAAGACTCGATTCTTATACTTGTAATGCCTGCGGGATCAAGGGAGATCGAAGCCCTTACATATGCGTTCCATGTGATTTCAAAATCCATCAAGATTGTCTTAGGCTTCCGCATGTCATTAACGTCAATCGACATGATCACCGTGTTTCTCGTACTTCTGTTCTTGGTGTTGTGAATTCTGTGTGCGGAGTTTGCCGCAATAAGGTGGATTGGACTTGTGGTGGGTTTTCTTGTAAGAGGTGTCCTGACTATGTCGTTCATTCCAAATGTGCCACCAGTTATGATGTATGGAACGGGAAAGAACTCCAAGGAgtacctgaagaagaagaagacgttgAGCCATATGTGGTGATAGATGACAACACAATACAACATTTCAGCCACAAAGAGCATTACCTCAGATTCAATGAGAATGGTGTTCTGTATGAGGATACCAAACGATGCAGCGCATGCACCCATCCCATCGGTCTCCATTCCTTTTATGACTGTATGGATTGTGATTTTTCTCTCCATCAGAAGTGTGCTGAATGTCCTAAAAGGAAACGACATGTGCTACACAATGACCGGCTCACTTTAGTTTCAAACAAGGAGCTAAAAGTCTTCGTTTGTTATGCTTGCCATCGAAGGTCCAATGGTTTCATGTACAAGCATGGGTGTATGGAGTTAGATGTGTTGTGCGGTTCAATTTCTGAGCCATTTCTCCATCCAAGTCACCCCCACCATCCCTTATATTTTATTCCAACAGAAGAAGATGGAATATGCAATGGTTGCAACACCAAGGAATTTCGTCTACTCAAGTGCATTGAAGATGATTGTGGATTTGTAATATGCTTCAAATGCGCCACTCAACCAAAAGTGGTTAAGCACAGAGTAGACGATGATCCTTTCTCACTATGCTatggcgaagaagaagaagaagaagcaagtgGTAAATACTGGTGTGGCATTTGTGAGAAAGAAACCAATCCAAAGAAATGGTTCTACACTTGTAAAGATCACTTGGCTAGTTTGCATACAAAGTGTGTGCTCGGAGACTTAGGAGGGCTCATGCCAAGAAGCGTAGCAAAGTTGTGGGGCACATCGTATGAGGTGGTGCTCAACAATAGTGTAACTCGCCCATTTTGCATCTGGTGTAAGTATCGTTGCATGTACCATATCTACCTCAAGGTGCTTGGAAACTCAGAGACGTACTATTGCTCTTTTCGTTGTTTATAATTCTTTAAATGGAGACATGGTCTGCTTGGAACCTCAGAGACATACATTAAAACTGTAGTGTAAAAAAAGTAGGCCATGGAGGCAAGATGTCTATTCATTTAAGTTTCTTATATTCTTCATTGGACAAGTTCATTTCCACTATGGGTTGATCTCCCTAATCTACTTATCTTATCCATAAGGTttgctataaaaaaaaatgtgagctGTTTTCTTAGCAAACAAGAATTTTGGTGGTTGAGTTTTAATTCCGTTTTATTTGAAAGTAACCTCTGAAATTTTACAAGGCTCATGCCAAGAAGCGTAGCAAAGCTTTGGTGCTAGAAAAATCGAATGAGGTTGCATTTATCCTATCAAGTTTCTTGGAACCTTGGGGACATGCATTTGCTCAAATGATTGCGAACTTTCATTTTATTTGAGGTCCATCGCCTTTTATGAAATGTTGTTACTCTGCTATTAGGGATTTGTTTACAGAAAGTATCCACATTTCTGGCAAATGCATTGGACACATTTGAGTTTGCAAGGATCTAGGCAAGCTTAAAAAAGTCCCACAAAATATTCACCATTACCAGGCCTGAATCCACAACCATAAATCATGTTTATACATACGGGATCAATAAATGTGAGCAACTTTTATCATTGTATATGACTATTAAATGCTTGTATCACGAGCATCTATGATGACTTTCAATGATATGAGGA is part of the Brassica rapa cultivar Chiifu-401-42 chromosome A09, CAAS_Brap_v3.01, whole genome shotgun sequence genome and harbors:
- the LOC103836744 gene encoding uncharacterized protein LOC103836744; amino-acid sequence: MESERVSLRMFHEHPMMPWNDLRKGDCCDHFESQSDGYYCKICDLFVHKKCGEHELSESIDHPYHPNHTLWLRPHTQGIIINTVCALCDRRSLFLSYRCAICDFDLDIRCFKYPPPEVIDNFKMHHHKLTLVKEWTEIDCSAKCGKAGHGFPYRCDDCNVAFHVDCVWHPPSVELNHSPEINHSYHSLHHLKLLTGPPPDYSDGKCRLCGRKVDKELFYHCSSCNFTLDWRCVLNPPPQYLLDLKAHDHQLTLLPRLDSYTCNACGIKGDRSPYICVPCDFKIHQDCLRLPHVINVNRHDHRVSRTSVLGVVNSVCGVCRNKVDWTCGGFSCKRCPDYVVHSKCATSYDVWNGKELQGVPEEEEDVEPYVVIDDNTIQHFSHKEHYLRFNENGVLYEDTKRCSACTHPIGLHSFYDCMDCDFSLHQKCAECPKRKRHVLHNDRLTLVSNKELKVFVCYACHRRSNGFMYKHGCMELDVLCGSISEPFLHPSHPHHPLYFIPTEEDGICNGCNTKEFRLLKCIEDDCGFVICFKCATQPKVVKHRVDDDPFSLCYGEEEEEEASGKYWCGICEKETNPKKWFYTCKDHLASLHTKCVLGDLGGLMPRSVAKLWGTSYEVVLNNSVTRPFCIWCKYRCMYHIYLKVLGNSETYYCSFRCL